The following is a genomic window from Caldicellulosiruptor danielii.
ATGTCAAAAAACTCTCTTTCAAGCTTTCTCATAATATCAAATGGTCTTCTGCCAAATGGAACTAAGTCTCTGAGCATCTCACATCACCCTCCTCTTACCCATTTTTTATTCTTATTTTAAGCCAATTTTTGATTTTGACTATCTTTGACTTTCAATTACTATTATATACCTTTTCTTTATTCTTTCAATTCTCAAATTCGCTCAAATTCGCCGATTTTCCGTGATTTTTTCTTATTCAATCTATATTTTTCTCATTTTTTCTCAAGATTATTCCATCTTTTCTGTTAAAAGCTTCTGAAGTTCTTCTATGAAGGTATTTATGTCCTTAAATTGCCTGTAAACAGAAGCAAATCTGACATACGAAATCTCATCAATCTTCTTGAGCTTTTCCATAACCATCTCACCAATTTCTCTTGACGATATCTCCTCACGCATAGAATTATAAATCTCATTCTCAATCTCATCTACAATCTTATTCATCTGCTCAATAGAGACAGGTCTCTTCTGGCACGCTTTTATAATTCCATTTAAGATTTTATTTCTATCAAACTCTTCTCTCCTATTATCTTTTTTAATAACTAAAATGGGCTGCCTTTCTACTT
Proteins encoded in this region:
- the nrdR gene encoding transcriptional regulator NrdR; translation: MRCLFCGYEDSKVVDTRPTDEGKIIKRRRECLKCQKRFTTYEKVERQPILVIKKDNRREEFDRNKILNGIIKACQKRPVSIEQMNKIVDEIENEIYNSMREEISSREIGEMVMEKLKKIDEISYVRFASVYRQFKDINTFIEELQKLLTEKME